From the genome of Mycobacteriales bacterium, one region includes:
- a CDS encoding copper transporter produces the protein MIDFRYHIVSLVAVFLALALGLFLGSTSLQSTVTHSLRQQANRVTADNQSLENQKDTLNAELSTQQAFASAVEPFAVSGRLVDAGVAVVSAPGVDSGARSALMTTLASAGATVTANVQLQSSYLDPDQDDTLGQLAQQLAGTRRLPHADGAVQAATELARALVARPGLRTPSSRQIDTILSTLSDGNMITIQGDPPAHPADLAVLLVPLGSAPDGSAAALQQDSDLIGMATALRRDSSGVVVASPTLQSGANNGVLPSIRQDSSLSATVSTVDSDETPIGRIATVLALSQAPAGTTGQYGASQKQPLPTVSPSP, from the coding sequence GTGATCGACTTCCGATACCACATCGTCTCGCTGGTCGCCGTGTTCCTGGCGCTGGCGCTCGGGCTGTTCCTCGGCAGCACGAGCTTGCAGAGCACGGTCACCCACAGCCTGCGCCAACAGGCAAACCGGGTGACTGCCGACAACCAGTCCCTGGAGAACCAGAAGGACACCCTCAACGCCGAGCTGTCCACGCAGCAGGCGTTCGCGTCTGCGGTCGAGCCGTTCGCGGTCAGCGGCCGGCTCGTCGACGCGGGCGTCGCGGTGGTGTCCGCACCCGGTGTCGACAGCGGCGCGCGCTCGGCGCTGATGACCACGCTCGCCTCCGCCGGCGCAACCGTGACCGCGAACGTCCAGCTTCAGTCGTCCTACCTCGATCCCGACCAGGACGACACCCTCGGGCAGCTGGCACAGCAGCTCGCGGGCACCAGGCGACTGCCTCACGCCGACGGCGCGGTTCAGGCGGCGACGGAGCTGGCACGCGCGCTGGTGGCGCGCCCGGGCCTGCGGACGCCGTCGTCACGCCAGATCGACACGATCCTGAGCACGCTCTCCGACGGCAACATGATCACGATCCAAGGCGACCCGCCGGCCCATCCCGCTGACCTGGCGGTGCTGCTCGTCCCGCTCGGGTCCGCCCCTGACGGATCAGCGGCCGCCTTGCAACAGGACAGCGACCTGATCGGCATGGCAACGGCGCTGCGCCGCGATTCCAGCGGGGTCGTCGTGGCTTCGCCGACGCTTCAGTCCGGCGCGAACAACGGGGTGCTGCCCTCGATCCGCCAGGACTCCTCGCTGTCCGCAACGGTGTCGACGGTGGACTCCGACGAGACGCCCATCGGCCGGATCGCGACCGTCCTGGCGTTGTCCCAGGCTCCTGCCGGCACCACCGGTCAGTACGGCGCGTCACAGAAGCAGCCGTTGCCCACCGTGAGCCCGTCGCCGTGA
- the steA gene encoding putative cytokinetic ring protein SteA, translated as MRLATLRRARAGELPPGVVGPVRLDRRTKDLSRRIRPGDIAVIDHIDLDLVGAEALVAGGVGAVVNVAPSVSGRYPNLGPEALIEAGIPLIDNVGSDAFSRLREGDVVRIEDDKVLDLDGLILVQGTRQTAESVAASMVDARAGLASQLEAFASNTMEYLRRERDLLLDGIGVPDLRTQLDGRHVLVVVRGYHYREDLIALRHYVREYKPVLIGVDGGADALLEEGLRPHVIVGDMDSVSDTALKCGAEIVVHAYRDGSAPGLARVQELGVEPVVFPAAGTSEDVALLLADEGGAALIVAVGTHATLVEFLDKGRAGMASTFLTRLRVGGKLIDAKGVSRLYRARIPASALVLLVLATAVAFLVALYVTPGGSLYREYFATDWDHFTRWLHGLL; from the coding sequence ATGAGGCTCGCGACACTTCGCCGTGCCCGCGCCGGTGAGCTGCCACCAGGCGTGGTGGGTCCGGTACGCCTCGACCGCCGTACGAAGGACCTGTCGCGGCGGATTCGTCCCGGCGACATCGCGGTGATCGACCACATCGACCTCGACCTGGTCGGTGCGGAGGCTCTGGTCGCGGGTGGGGTCGGCGCGGTCGTCAACGTCGCGCCGAGCGTGTCGGGGCGCTACCCGAACCTCGGACCCGAAGCGCTGATCGAGGCGGGGATCCCGCTCATCGACAACGTCGGGTCCGACGCGTTCTCCCGGCTCCGCGAGGGCGACGTGGTGCGCATCGAGGACGACAAGGTGCTCGATCTCGACGGGCTGATCCTCGTGCAGGGCACCCGGCAGACCGCCGAGTCCGTCGCGGCGTCGATGGTCGACGCCCGGGCCGGTTTGGCGAGCCAGCTCGAGGCGTTCGCGTCCAACACGATGGAGTACCTGCGACGTGAGCGGGACCTGCTCCTCGACGGGATCGGCGTACCGGACCTGCGCACGCAGCTGGACGGTCGCCACGTGCTCGTCGTCGTACGGGGCTACCACTACCGCGAGGACCTCATCGCGCTGCGGCACTACGTCCGTGAGTACAAGCCGGTTCTGATCGGTGTCGACGGCGGTGCGGACGCACTTCTCGAGGAGGGCCTGCGCCCCCACGTCATCGTCGGCGACATGGACTCCGTCAGCGACACGGCGCTCAAGTGCGGCGCCGAGATCGTCGTGCACGCCTACCGTGACGGCAGCGCGCCGGGCCTGGCCCGGGTCCAGGAGCTCGGTGTCGAGCCCGTGGTGTTCCCCGCGGCAGGGACCAGCGAAGACGTCGCCCTGTTGCTGGCCGATGAGGGCGGTGCGGCGCTCATCGTGGCGGTCGGCACGCACGCCACCCTGGTCGAGTTCCTCGACAAGGGTCGGGCCGGGATGGCGAGCACGTTCCTGACGCGGCTGCGGGTCGGCGGCAAGCTGATCGACGCCAAGGGGGTCAGCCGGCTCTATCGCGCCCGGATCCCGGCCTCCGCCCTCGTCCTGCTCGTCCTCGCGACAGCGGTAGCGTTCCTCGTCGCGCTGTACGTGACGCCGGGTGGGAGCCTCTACCGCGAGTACTTCGCAACCGACTGGGACCACTTCACTCGCTGGCTGCACGGACTGCTGTGA
- the recN gene encoding DNA repair protein RecN: protein MLVELRLRGLGAIDEAALSFGEGFTAVTGETGAGKTMLLTGLGLLLGGRADSGLVRAGYDRAEVEGRFRVAPDGPVAAAVEEAGGELDGDEVVVVRTINADGRSRAFVGGRSVPAGILTSLADDLVTVHGQADQRGLLRPSVQRGVLDSFGAAAVSKPLAEYRRAFAALATIRAELEAVTANRRERTLEADALRHGLADIDAVAPSPGEDATLAAELARLAHAEALRAAAATARLALHRGEDDRDGDDVLSLTAIARRDLEAVGGHDPELDAIATRLAEVSYLLADVAADVSGYLDRLEADPARLAVVQDRMAKISALTKRYGADVEAVLDWAEQARVRLAELGDDDGLITELGRRRDGVLAELTAAATQLSRARADAAARLEAAVSAELAGLAMPHSAVQVSIGRRDDVHGIVVDGASVAFGPAGVDDVEFRLVAHDGAPARALHRGASGGELSRVMLALEIVLAGADPVPTFVFDEVDAGVGGRAAVEVGRRLAALAASAQVLVVTHLPQVAAFADHHVVVAKPDRAGPTSSAAAPVDGELRLRELSRMLGGQEDSELARGHAEELLGIAAVAKQRRS, encoded by the coding sequence GTGCTCGTCGAGCTGCGGCTACGAGGCCTCGGTGCCATCGACGAGGCGGCGTTGAGCTTCGGTGAGGGTTTCACCGCCGTCACCGGTGAGACCGGCGCAGGCAAGACGATGTTGCTGACCGGCCTCGGCCTGCTGCTGGGCGGGCGCGCCGACAGCGGGCTGGTCCGCGCCGGGTACGACCGGGCCGAGGTCGAGGGGCGCTTCCGGGTGGCGCCGGACGGTCCGGTCGCCGCAGCCGTCGAGGAGGCCGGCGGTGAGCTCGACGGCGACGAGGTGGTCGTCGTACGCACGATCAACGCGGACGGCCGCTCCCGGGCGTTCGTCGGGGGACGGTCGGTGCCGGCAGGGATCCTCACGTCCCTCGCCGACGATCTCGTGACGGTGCACGGGCAGGCCGACCAGCGCGGTCTGCTGCGACCGAGCGTGCAACGGGGCGTGTTGGACAGCTTCGGCGCAGCAGCGGTCAGCAAGCCACTGGCGGAGTACCGGCGGGCGTTCGCCGCGCTCGCCACGATCCGTGCCGAGCTGGAGGCGGTCACCGCCAACCGGCGCGAGCGCACCTTGGAGGCCGACGCCCTGCGGCACGGTCTTGCCGACATCGACGCCGTCGCGCCGTCGCCCGGTGAGGACGCGACGCTCGCCGCGGAGCTCGCCCGTCTTGCGCACGCCGAAGCGTTGCGGGCAGCAGCGGCGACCGCCCGGCTCGCGCTGCACCGGGGCGAGGACGATCGCGACGGCGACGACGTCCTCAGCCTGACCGCTATCGCGCGTCGCGATCTCGAGGCTGTCGGCGGTCACGATCCCGAGCTCGACGCCATCGCGACGCGACTTGCGGAGGTCTCGTATCTGCTCGCCGACGTCGCGGCTGACGTCTCCGGCTACCTGGACCGGCTCGAGGCGGACCCGGCGCGGCTCGCGGTGGTTCAGGACCGGATGGCCAAGATCTCGGCTCTGACGAAGCGGTACGGCGCCGACGTCGAGGCCGTCCTCGACTGGGCCGAGCAGGCACGGGTGCGGCTGGCCGAGCTCGGCGACGACGACGGGCTGATCACCGAGCTCGGACGGCGCCGTGACGGGGTGCTCGCCGAGCTGACCGCCGCCGCGACGCAGCTGTCCCGGGCACGGGCGGACGCGGCCGCCCGGCTCGAGGCGGCGGTCTCCGCCGAACTCGCCGGGCTGGCGATGCCGCACTCTGCGGTGCAGGTCTCGATCGGGCGTCGCGACGACGTGCACGGCATCGTCGTCGACGGGGCAAGCGTCGCGTTCGGGCCGGCCGGCGTCGACGACGTCGAGTTCCGGCTGGTCGCCCACGACGGTGCGCCGGCACGGGCCCTCCATCGCGGCGCCTCCGGTGGGGAGCTCTCGCGGGTGATGCTCGCCCTGGAGATCGTGCTGGCCGGCGCCGACCCGGTGCCGACCTTCGTCTTCGACGAGGTGGATGCCGGGGTGGGCGGCCGGGCGGCGGTCGAGGTCGGCCGCCGGCTGGCGGCGCTCGCCGCGTCGGCCCAGGTGCTGGTCGTCACGCATCTGCCGCAGGTCGCCGCGTTCGCCGACCATCACGTCGTCGTGGCAAAGCCCGACCGGGCCGGCCCCACGTCGAGCGCGGCGGCTCCGGTCGACGGCGAGTTGCGGCTGCGCGAGCTCTCCCGGATGCTCGGTGGTCAGGAGGACTCCGAGCTGGCGCGAGGCCACGCCGAGGAGCTGCTCGGCATCGCCGCGGTGGCGAAGCAGCGGCGAAGCTGA
- a CDS encoding DUF1501 domain-containing protein: protein MTAGAAGALSRRGLLTRGCALGLAAMATPSALPRYAFAADASPDAPAAGRLVVVFLRGAVDGLSLVVPHHDADYYRLRPTLAVPQHSVHDLDGRFGLHPALAALLPLWRNRELAVVQATGLDTTAGYSHFDAQATMEAGSDDPGLSTGWLARHLLCRPQATNTLRAVSFGTHVAASLIGWDHTTAMSGLETFQLDTVSASYDLVMKALDRLYSDTGRPATEAAHETFAALRQVAAVRNRPYAPSHGVSYPRSLLGAALEDIAKVVKNVPALEAVTVDAYGVDGFSWDTHVGQNAALPALLTDLGACLAAFTTDLAEEMDRTTVVVMSEFGRRVEENSGGGTDHGHGNVMFVLGRGIRGGRVFTRWPGLGERALDYGDLAVTTDYRQVVGEVITARLHNHRLGRVFPDLRFEPVGLTRQ from the coding sequence ATGACCGCGGGCGCGGCCGGAGCACTGTCCAGGCGGGGACTGCTGACCCGTGGCTGCGCTCTCGGACTGGCGGCGATGGCGACGCCGTCGGCGCTGCCCCGTTACGCCTTCGCCGCCGACGCTTCGCCGGACGCACCTGCGGCCGGGCGCCTGGTCGTGGTGTTCCTACGCGGGGCGGTGGACGGGCTGTCCCTGGTCGTGCCGCACCATGACGCCGACTACTACCGGTTGCGGCCGACCCTCGCCGTACCGCAGCACAGCGTCCACGACCTCGACGGGCGCTTCGGGTTGCACCCGGCACTCGCCGCGTTGCTGCCGCTGTGGCGCAACCGGGAGCTCGCCGTCGTCCAGGCGACCGGGCTGGACACCACCGCCGGCTACTCGCACTTCGACGCGCAGGCCACCATGGAGGCCGGCTCGGACGACCCGGGGCTGTCCACCGGTTGGCTGGCCCGCCACCTGCTGTGCCGCCCGCAAGCGACGAACACCTTGCGCGCGGTCTCGTTCGGTACTCACGTCGCGGCCAGCCTCATCGGCTGGGACCACACCACGGCGATGTCGGGACTGGAGACGTTCCAGCTCGACACCGTCTCCGCCTCCTACGACCTGGTCATGAAGGCGCTCGACCGGCTCTACAGCGACACCGGCCGCCCGGCCACCGAAGCCGCCCACGAGACGTTCGCGGCGCTGCGACAGGTCGCCGCGGTTCGCAACCGTCCCTACGCCCCTTCTCACGGCGTCAGCTATCCGCGCTCGCTGCTCGGCGCGGCCCTCGAGGACATCGCCAAGGTCGTCAAGAACGTGCCGGCGCTGGAAGCGGTGACCGTCGATGCGTACGGCGTCGACGGCTTCAGCTGGGACACCCACGTCGGCCAGAACGCCGCGCTGCCGGCGCTGCTCACCGACCTGGGGGCGTGCCTCGCGGCGTTCACGACCGACCTGGCCGAGGAGATGGACCGTACGACCGTCGTGGTGATGAGTGAGTTCGGCCGGCGGGTCGAGGAGAACAGTGGCGGTGGCACCGACCACGGCCACGGCAACGTGATGTTCGTGCTCGGGCGCGGGATTCGTGGCGGAAGGGTGTTCACCAGGTGGCCCGGCCTGGGTGAGCGCGCGCTCGACTACGGCGACTTGGCGGTCACCACCGACTACCGCCAGGTCGTCGGTGAGGTGATCACCGCGCGGCTGCACAACCATCGCCTCGGGCGGGTCTTCCCCGACCTGCGGTTCGAACCGGTCGGGCTGACGCGCCAATAG
- a CDS encoding DUF1800 domain-containing protein, translated as MSEVSSPAAGAIVGRSVLGRRGLLAAAAGGVAVTAIPTATAAAVTTGRARPRSGVPVTVPDDHALHALRRLGYGPTPADLATVRSMGTSAWLAKQLAGGKDLHETLLALQFPLLTMAPARMAQAYAADSYEAIQAYEWATLSRTIFSENQVLARLGEVWLDHFNVCSLVEKQFLPWTRFSYDTEVVRPRAAGSFAELLAAVLTAPAMLTYLDQWLSNKEYPVENLAREDLELHTVGLGHFTERDVKAYAKLLTGATINPTTWEYEYNPALHYTGHLEIVGFKTANRSANGEHLIRDFAEYLAHRPATARTVARRLLVHYVSDTPSASLIDRVARHYLRNGTEIGSTLRFIVEQDEFFASRGQKARRPGDTFAAAVRGMGWTWGQLPDLGATSVKAVLSWGAYLNFLRAAGHVPSEWVAPNGYPDVGHAWLNSNTTLQTWQLMGWLANPGGTAPPFTRTRGPAAAAWHQGITVDGIIAAAAERITGQSVRREHRHAIAAIAGLDPHEQPSSAWRAGGTPAHGAIEFAILASEYMELR; from the coding sequence GTGAGCGAGGTCTCGTCACCGGCCGCCGGGGCGATCGTTGGTCGAAGCGTGCTCGGACGCCGTGGCCTGCTCGCCGCCGCGGCAGGCGGCGTGGCCGTGACGGCGATTCCCACAGCGACGGCGGCCGCGGTGACGACCGGCCGGGCGCGGCCGCGCTCCGGCGTACCGGTCACGGTTCCCGATGATCACGCGCTGCACGCGCTGCGCCGGCTGGGCTACGGACCCACGCCCGCCGACCTCGCGACCGTCCGTTCCATGGGGACGTCCGCGTGGCTGGCCAAGCAGCTGGCCGGCGGCAAGGACCTGCACGAGACGCTGCTCGCGCTGCAGTTCCCGCTGCTGACGATGGCGCCGGCCCGGATGGCGCAGGCGTACGCCGCCGACAGCTACGAGGCCATCCAGGCCTACGAGTGGGCAACGCTGTCGCGGACGATCTTCTCCGAGAACCAGGTGCTGGCCCGCCTCGGCGAGGTGTGGCTCGACCACTTCAACGTGTGCTCCCTGGTCGAGAAGCAGTTCCTGCCGTGGACCAGGTTCAGCTACGACACCGAGGTGGTGCGCCCTCGTGCCGCCGGCTCGTTCGCCGAGCTGCTGGCCGCGGTGCTGACCGCGCCGGCGATGCTGACCTACCTCGACCAGTGGCTGTCCAACAAGGAGTACCCGGTCGAGAACCTCGCCCGCGAGGACCTCGAGCTGCACACCGTCGGCCTCGGGCACTTCACCGAACGCGACGTGAAGGCGTACGCGAAGCTGCTCACCGGCGCCACGATCAACCCCACGACGTGGGAGTACGAGTACAACCCGGCGTTGCACTACACCGGCCATCTCGAGATCGTCGGCTTCAAGACGGCCAACCGGTCGGCGAACGGTGAGCACCTGATCCGTGACTTCGCCGAGTACCTCGCCCACCGTCCGGCGACCGCGCGTACGGTCGCGCGTCGCCTGCTGGTGCACTACGTCAGCGACACCCCGTCCGCCTCGCTGATCGACCGGGTGGCACGCCACTACCTGCGCAACGGGACGGAGATCGGCTCGACGTTGCGCTTCATCGTCGAGCAGGACGAGTTCTTCGCCAGTCGCGGGCAGAAGGCCCGCAGGCCGGGGGACACGTTTGCGGCCGCCGTCCGCGGGATGGGCTGGACGTGGGGACAGCTGCCCGACCTGGGCGCCACGTCGGTGAAGGCCGTGCTGAGCTGGGGCGCCTACCTGAACTTCCTACGAGCGGCGGGCCACGTCCCGTCGGAGTGGGTTGCTCCCAACGGCTATCCGGACGTCGGCCACGCGTGGCTGAACTCGAACACGACGTTGCAGACCTGGCAGCTGATGGGTTGGCTGGCGAACCCGGGCGGTACGGCGCCGCCGTTCACCCGCACCCGCGGTCCGGCCGCGGCGGCGTGGCACCAGGGGATCACGGTCGACGGCATCATCGCCGCGGCGGCGGAACGGATCACCGGCCAGTCGGTACGCCGGGAGCACCGGCACGCGATCGCGGCGATCGCCGGGCTCGACCCGCACGAGCAGCCGTCCTCGGCCTGGCGCGCCGGCGGCACCCCCGCGCACGGCGCGATCGAGTTCGCGATTCTCGCCAGCGAGTACATGGAGCTGCGATGA
- a CDS encoding NAD kinase encodes MSETARRSVLLVVHSGRPGATAAARELGDRLVAAGIEVRLFAPEAADVGCAEVTIVPDDLHAAGDAELVVAFGGDGTLLRAAEYARPNGTALLGVNLGHVGFLAETDPMSLDATATAILAGDYDVEDRLALDVKVWRDGSEVIHDWALNDVSVEKDSREHMVNLILEIDGRPLSRWGCDGLVCATPTGSTAYAFSAGGPVVWPSVQAVLVVPISAHALFARPLVVSPDSTVAIELADSTSTAVLFCDGRRSRPLQPGDRLEILPSKEPVRLVRLRSAPFTDRLVEKFKLPVQGWSGR; translated from the coding sequence ATGAGTGAGACCGCCCGCCGCTCGGTCCTCCTGGTCGTCCACAGCGGCAGGCCCGGCGCGACCGCCGCGGCACGAGAGCTGGGCGACCGGCTCGTCGCCGCGGGCATCGAGGTCCGGTTGTTCGCCCCCGAGGCAGCCGATGTCGGCTGCGCCGAAGTGACCATCGTGCCCGACGACCTCCACGCGGCCGGCGACGCCGAGCTCGTCGTGGCGTTCGGCGGCGACGGAACGCTGCTGCGTGCTGCCGAGTACGCCCGGCCGAACGGCACCGCCCTGCTCGGGGTGAACCTCGGACACGTCGGGTTTCTCGCCGAAACCGACCCGATGTCCCTCGACGCGACCGCAACGGCGATCCTCGCCGGCGACTACGACGTCGAGGATCGCCTCGCGCTCGACGTGAAGGTCTGGCGTGACGGCAGCGAGGTCATCCACGACTGGGCGCTCAACGACGTGTCGGTCGAGAAGGACAGCCGAGAGCACATGGTCAACCTGATCCTCGAGATCGACGGACGACCGCTGTCCCGCTGGGGGTGCGACGGGCTGGTCTGCGCGACGCCGACCGGCTCGACGGCCTACGCGTTCTCCGCCGGCGGGCCGGTGGTGTGGCCATCGGTGCAGGCGGTCCTGGTGGTCCCGATCAGCGCACACGCGCTGTTCGCGCGACCGCTCGTGGTCTCACCGGATTCCACCGTCGCCATCGAGCTCGCGGACTCGACGTCGACCGCCGTGTTGTTCTGCGACGGCCGGCGCAGCCGCCCGCTCCAGCCCGGCGACCGGCTCGAGATCCTGCCCAGCAAGGAACCGGTCCGGCTGGTGCGACTTCGCAGCGCGCCGTTCACCGACCGGCTCGTCGAGAAGTTCAAGCTGCCGGTCCAGGGGTGGAGCGGGCGGTGA
- a CDS encoding TlyA family RNA methyltransferase, producing the protein MPAKNRLDVELVRRGLARSRQDAVDLVTAGRVRVAGMPASKPATAVDPAASVQVSSSPTDDSVSRGAHKLAGALDHWPALAVTDRRCLDAGASTGGFTQVLLRRGAREVIAVDVGYGQLAWSLASNPRVRVLDRTNARSLTPTAIGGAVDLVVADLSFISLTVVLEALSGCLAPDGDLVVMVKPQFEAGRGVVGAGGVVRDPAVRAATVAKVAAYADRLGLGMEGVVASPLPGPSGNVEYFLWLRAGAASPDDAAITAAVAAGPQ; encoded by the coding sequence ATGCCCGCGAAGAACCGCCTCGACGTCGAGCTGGTGCGCCGCGGGCTCGCGCGGTCCCGCCAGGACGCCGTAGACCTGGTCACCGCCGGCCGGGTGCGCGTTGCCGGGATGCCCGCCAGCAAGCCGGCGACCGCAGTGGACCCGGCGGCCTCGGTCCAGGTCTCCAGCAGCCCGACCGACGACTCCGTGTCGCGCGGCGCCCACAAGCTCGCCGGCGCGCTCGACCACTGGCCGGCGCTCGCGGTGACCGACCGGCGCTGCCTGGACGCCGGGGCGTCGACCGGCGGGTTCACCCAGGTTCTGCTGCGACGCGGTGCTCGCGAGGTGATCGCGGTCGACGTCGGCTACGGCCAGCTTGCCTGGTCCCTGGCATCGAACCCCCGGGTTCGAGTGCTCGACCGCACCAACGCGCGCAGCCTCACACCGACGGCGATCGGCGGCGCGGTCGACCTCGTCGTCGCCGACCTGTCGTTCATCTCGTTGACGGTCGTGCTCGAAGCGCTCAGCGGGTGCCTGGCGCCGGACGGTGATCTGGTGGTGATGGTGAAGCCGCAGTTCGAGGCAGGGCGGGGCGTGGTCGGCGCGGGCGGCGTTGTGCGTGACCCTGCGGTCCGCGCTGCCACCGTCGCGAAGGTCGCGGCGTACGCCGACCGCCTCGGACTCGGCATGGAGGGGGTTGTGGCGAGCCCGCTGCCCGGGCCGTCCGGCAACGTGGAGTACTTCCTGTGGCTGCGCGCCGGTGCCGCGTCGCCCGACGACGCAGCGATCACAGCAGCCGTCGCCGCCGGGCCGCAATGA
- a CDS encoding SCP2 sterol-binding domain-containing protein has product MATAKQCRAALDRLVESVEDVDPELRAKHIPQRTVLCLVRDLDVVFTARLDADGVHDLVQAPAGTQVESKDVRLSLDSDDLIALAMGREDFVTAWLRGKVHVSASVRDMLRLRSLFGL; this is encoded by the coding sequence GTGGCCACGGCTAAACAGTGCCGCGCTGCGCTCGACCGGCTGGTCGAGTCCGTGGAGGACGTCGATCCCGAGCTGCGCGCGAAGCACATCCCACAACGCACCGTCCTGTGCCTCGTCCGCGACCTTGACGTCGTGTTCACCGCCCGGCTCGACGCAGACGGCGTCCATGACCTCGTCCAGGCTCCCGCCGGCACGCAGGTGGAGTCGAAGGACGTGCGGCTCAGCTTGGACAGCGACGACCTCATCGCCCTCGCGATGGGCCGGGAGGACTTCGTGACCGCGTGGTTGCGCGGCAAGGTGCACGTGTCGGCCTCGGTCCGCGACATGCTCCGGTTGCGCTCGCTGTTCGGACTGTGA
- a CDS encoding DUF1015 domain-containing protein → MTKPPRPDGLVLAPFRALRYSSSTTLASVLAPPYDVISPAEQSELEARDPANVVRLTLPRDDAGPDSRYAAAGRQLDAWRADGTLVADDTAAVYVYEQHAHGHTQRGLVGALGLTPAEDQIVLPHENTMAGPVADRLALMAATAADLEMIFLVYDGGGAASQAVADADRTSPLVETTTPDGTRHRLWAITDPAALDAIAADLHPRRAVIADGHHRYATFLRYQADRHAAGDGDGPWDLGLAFLVDGSAFGPEVHAIHRAVPGLPPSRAAELAGGGFTATEVAGSLADAERALAEAGQIGPAFVVTDGASHWLLTEPDPAKLQAAMPPERSDAWRALDVAIAHAFLIRALWQLEDNEEVVEFHHDVPAAVEAAKASGGTALLLNPTPVADVAAVAAAGDRMPRKSTLFVPKPATGLLIRAFADAG, encoded by the coding sequence ATGACCAAGCCGCCGCGTCCCGACGGACTCGTCCTGGCCCCGTTCCGGGCGCTTCGCTACAGCTCGTCCACCACGCTGGCGAGCGTTCTCGCCCCGCCGTACGACGTGATCAGTCCCGCCGAGCAGTCGGAGCTCGAGGCCCGCGACCCGGCGAACGTGGTGCGCCTGACGCTGCCACGCGACGATGCGGGGCCGGACAGCCGCTACGCCGCGGCCGGGCGGCAGCTGGACGCCTGGCGGGCGGACGGGACGCTGGTGGCCGATGACACTGCCGCGGTCTACGTCTACGAGCAGCACGCCCACGGACACACCCAGCGGGGACTGGTCGGGGCCCTCGGCCTGACACCGGCAGAGGACCAGATCGTGCTCCCCCACGAGAACACGATGGCCGGTCCTGTCGCTGACCGCCTCGCCTTGATGGCGGCGACGGCCGCCGACCTCGAGATGATCTTCCTGGTGTACGACGGGGGTGGCGCTGCCAGCCAGGCCGTCGCCGACGCCGATCGCACTTCCCCATTGGTCGAGACCACCACCCCGGACGGCACGCGGCACCGGCTGTGGGCGATCACCGACCCGGCGGCCCTCGACGCGATCGCCGCCGACCTCCACCCGCGGCGCGCGGTCATCGCCGACGGACATCACCGGTACGCGACGTTCCTGCGCTACCAGGCGGACCGTCATGCCGCCGGGGACGGCGACGGGCCGTGGGATCTCGGGCTGGCGTTCCTCGTCGACGGCTCGGCCTTCGGACCAGAGGTCCACGCCATCCACCGTGCGGTCCCGGGGCTGCCACCGTCCAGGGCCGCTGAGCTCGCCGGCGGCGGCTTCACCGCGACCGAGGTGGCCGGCAGCCTTGCTGACGCCGAGCGGGCACTCGCGGAGGCCGGACAGATCGGGCCCGCGTTCGTGGTCACCGACGGGGCGAGCCACTGGCTGCTCACCGAGCCCGACCCGGCGAAGCTGCAGGCCGCCATGCCGCCCGAGCGGTCCGACGCCTGGCGGGCGCTGGACGTCGCGATCGCCCACGCGTTTTTGATCCGTGCGCTGTGGCAGCTCGAGGACAACGAGGAGGTCGTCGAGTTCCACCACGACGTACCGGCCGCGGTCGAGGCCGCGAAGGCCAGTGGTGGCACGGCGCTGCTGCTCAACCCGACCCCCGTCGCCGACGTGGCGGCGGTGGCGGCGGCCGGTGATCGGATGCCCCGCAAGTCGACCCTGTTCGTGCCGAAACCGGCGACCGGCCTGCTGATCCGCGCGTTCGCCGACGCCGGCTAG
- a CDS encoding single-stranded DNA-binding protein, whose protein sequence is MAVANPAGVAKSNAAHHNEVRLTGRLSSLADQRTLPSGDEVVSWRIVVDRPSGSSRAGIDAIDCVALTARLRQAALRWLPGEVIEVEGALRRRFWRRGVETASRTEVEVTRAKRVG, encoded by the coding sequence ATGGCCGTTGCCAATCCTGCCGGCGTCGCCAAGAGCAACGCGGCCCACCACAACGAGGTACGGCTCACCGGCCGGTTGTCGAGCCTGGCCGATCAGCGGACGCTGCCCAGCGGAGACGAGGTCGTCTCCTGGCGGATCGTCGTCGACCGGCCGAGCGGGTCGTCACGCGCCGGGATCGACGCCATCGACTGCGTGGCGCTCACCGCGCGGCTTCGACAGGCGGCGCTGCGATGGCTCCCGGGTGAGGTGATCGAGGTCGAGGGCGCACTTCGCCGCCGGTTCTGGCGTCGCGGTGTGGAGACGGCGAGCCGGACGGAGGTCGAGGTGACCCGGGCAAAACGCGTCGGCTGA